A genomic window from Aptenodytes patagonicus chromosome 32, bAptPat1.pri.cur, whole genome shotgun sequence includes:
- the LOC143171825 gene encoding reticulon-2-like: MGQVLGFAHCKEAPSTASTTPDSTEGGNEESDFPELQVAPEPPEEEEEDEDEDGATAAGGGTPGTPPGAHLLLHCL; the protein is encoded by the exons ATGGGGCAGGTCCTGGGCTTCGCCCACTGCA AAGAGGCTCCATCCACGGCCTCCACCACGCCGGACTCCACGGAGG gtggCAATGAGGAGTCGGATTTCCCCGAGCTGCAGGTGGCACCGGAGCCCcccgaggaggaagaggaggatgaggacgaAGATGGGGCgacggcggcggggggggggaccccggggacccccccgggagCTCACCTTCTCCTACATTGCCTTtag